Genomic DNA from Prunus persica cultivar Lovell chromosome G1, Prunus_persica_NCBIv2, whole genome shotgun sequence:
TTTACAATGTACGATTAGTTTATGTTGGAAATTTTTACTTACATTCTGTTACATCTTGGCGAAAAAGCTCGTCTTTTTATCACCATAATTAACATAAATTTGAAATCTTTGTTCTAATTTTTTGGCAAAAGAAAAGCTCTGCTCAACCCAGCTAAGGAAATTCCCAATCGATTGAAGTAGGTTTTGTTAATGTCATGTTTGAGTTCTCTGAaattatgaagaagaaaaaaccaaagctTTAAGACTCTATGTTACAATTCTTATGGACCACATTGAGAAAAGAATATAATTGCACGTGCACAACTATGTTTGTTGAACTCAGTATGTGTAGTTTTAATGATTGACCGTTCGTGGGTGTGAATTTCGCAAGGTTTAGCTGAAATGGCCGAATCAAAACCAGGATTGAGGAAACCTGTATTCACCAAGGTTGCCCAGCTCCGCCCAAGCACCTCAGGGCACACTCTCACGGTAAAGGTTGTTAATACTAAGATGGTATTACAAAAGGGTCGTGCTGATGCCCCTCAAGTACGCCAAATGCGAATTGCTGAATGCTTGGTTGGCGATGAAACCGGATTGATTATCTTTACAGCTAGAAATGATCAAGGTGTGTATTTCAAGTTTACTTCGTACTCTCACTGGTGAACACAATCTATGCTTAGCAGTTGCTGGTTCAAAATCCAGTGACTGATAATCAAATCTCGATAAAGTAATCTTCTTTTCTGAATGATTTCACAGTTGGATTTTCATCTAATGGTTTTAGGCTTGACTTTCTTGTGgtaaaacataattacttaTGTTCTGTTGAGCCTGGTATATGTCTAGAACATGATTACTCAAATTTCCCCTTGTGGTATATGTGGAAGGTTTACAGCCTTTTCTGGTGCTTACTCTTGATAAGATAATGCTAGGGCCTTGGTGGGAGCTGGTCAATGctgttattttaattttttttggggattcTAAACCTTGAGTATA
This window encodes:
- the LOC18789477 gene encoding uncharacterized protein At4g28440, encoding MAESKPGLRKPVFTKVAQLRPSTSGHTLTVKVVNTKMVLQKGRADAPQVRQMRIAECLVGDETGLIIFTARNDQVDLVKEGSTLTLRNAKIDMFKGSMRLAVDRWGRVEVAEPASFTVKEDNNLSLIEYELVNVEE